Proteins encoded in a region of the Ornithodoros turicata isolate Travis chromosome 3, ASM3712646v1, whole genome shotgun sequence genome:
- the LOC135387318 gene encoding protein unc-93 homolog A-like: MTAKPVVQVRPCMSNAQIIIEDKTPPLSAKKQVLRNLVVLSLSFLLLFTAYQSLQNLQSSINAEGGLGTASLAAVYLALVISCMFVPSYMIRRLGLKYTMVTSICMYLVYFFANMKPTWITLIPASFILGTGGAPLWTAKCSYLTAQAQEYADIVGALDSAPFVTGFFGIFFMLFQSAQIWGNLTSYLILRPPHALSITASDSMQCGSSFHPMHDLKINNTNLGSVTPYQVLTLSGLYACLVIASIILMVLFLDPLANEVQDASPPKQLIIESLRQMRNGYQQLMIPLTIYSGLQQAFLWGDYTQAFISCSWGVQYVGFVMMSYGVMDSICSMVFGLLVRRVGRIPLVLMAAVLNLSMMVLMLVWKPTPEQAFYYFIIAIIWGVADASWQTQINAFYSIIFVDSRNAAFANYRLWESTGFIIMFALQSVLRFYVKVIGLMLSLLVGIVGYLVIEFHKSAARTPNFAM; encoded by the exons ATGACAGCGAAACCAGTAGTCCAGGTGCGCCCTTGTATGTCAAATGCCCAAATCATAATAGAAGACAAGACACCGCCGTTGTCCGCGAAGAAACAAGTTCTCCGCAACTTGGTTGTTCTGAGTTTGAGCTTCTTACTCTTGTTCACCGCTTATCAGTCTCTGCAGAACCTCCAGAGCAGCATCAACGCGGAAGGAGGACTCGGAACTGCTTCCTTGGCTGCCGTCTACCTCGCCCTTGTTATATCATGCATGTTCGTGCCCAGTTACATGATCAGGCGCCTAGGCCTCAAGTACACGATGGTCACCTCTATATGTATGTACCTTGTGTACTTCTTCGCCAATATGAAACCGACGTGGATAACTCTAATACCGGCTTCTTTTATCCTCGGAACTGGCGGCGCCCCCCTATGGACAGCCAAGTGCTCGTACCTGACAGCGCAAGCTCAGGAGTACGCAGATATCGTAGGGGCACTGGATTCTGCCCCGTTTGTCACTGGATTTTTCGGGATTTTCTTTATGCTCTTCCAGTCTGCACAGATCTGGGGCAATTTAACATCATACTTAATCCTCCGCCCTCCGCACGCGTTGTCCATTACGGCATCGGACTCGATGCAGTGTGGCTCCAGCTTCCACCCGATGCACGATCTCAAGATAAACAACACAAACCTGGGTAGCGTCACACCATACCAAGTGCTCACACTGAGTGGCTTATACGCGTGCTTGGTGATAGCTTCGATCATTTTGATGGTCTTGTTTTTGGATCCGCTCGCAAATGAGGTTCAGGATGCCAGTCCACCAAAGCAGCTTATCATAGAGAGCCTAAGGCAGATGAGGAACGGCTATCAACAGCTAATGATCCCACTGACTATCTACAGTGGGCTGCAGCAGGCCTTTCTCTGGGGAGACTACACGCAGGCATTCATTAGTTGCTCCTGGGGAGTGCAATACGTAGGATTCGTGATGATGTCCTACGGCGTAATGGACTCCATCTGTTCTATGGTGTTTGGGCTCCTGGTGAGGAGAGTGGGGCGAATTCCGTTGGTGCTCATGGCGGCAGTGCTCAACTTGTCTATGATGGTGCTCATGTTGGTGTGGAAACCGACACCTGAACAAGCCTTCTACTATTTCATCATAGCCATTATATGGGGCGTGGCGGATGCTTCGTGGCAGACGCAAATTAACG CTTTTTACAGCATTATATTCGTGGATAGCAGAAACGCAGCGTTCGCAAACTATCGCCTTTGGGAGTCTACGGGGTTCATCATCATGTTCGCACTACAGAGCGTTCTCCGGTTTTATGTCAAGGTGATTGGACTTATGCTAAGTCTCCTGGTCGGCATCGTGGGCTACCTTGTCATCGAATTTCACAAGAGTGCGGCCAGAACACCCAACTTCGCTATGTAG